In Nostoc piscinale CENA21, the genomic stretch TGCGGGATAAATCAGCTAGTGCTACCCATTTATTGACATACTGGAGATGAACTTGTAATTTACTAGCTAACGCTAATTTAGCTTCTAGAGTTTTGCCTTGATTGAAAAGACTGCGTGTAGTTTTAATGCCGCAAATTTGTAGTTGCGATCGTTCTTCTTGGCTTAATCCCGGTAATTGTTCAATCGGCCAGTCACCATATTGAATCAAACTTCGACTTTTATCTATAGGTTTAGCAGACATTGTTGACAATCAGATATGGGTAGTTGGGAAAAAATTTCCCTT encodes the following:
- a CDS encoding DUF4332 domain-containing protein, producing MSAKPIDKSRSLIQYGDWPIEQLPGLSQEERSQLQICGIKTTRSLFNQGKTLEAKLALASKLQVHLQYVNKWVALADLSRIPSVGTQYCGLLLHAGIGSVAQLAQTPSHRLHRQIMRLQVATLQRRDLCPSIELVQQWSQQAKTVLSTE